In Odocoileus virginianus isolate 20LAN1187 ecotype Illinois chromosome 23, Ovbor_1.2, whole genome shotgun sequence, one DNA window encodes the following:
- the ARL1 gene encoding ADP-ribosylation factor-like protein 1 — protein MGGFFSSIFSSLFGTREMRILILGLDGAGKTTILYRLQVGEVVTTIPTIGFNVETVTYKNLKFQVWDLGGQTSIRPYWRCYYSNTDAVIYVVDSCDRDRIGISKSELVAMLEEEELRKAILVVFANKQDMEQAMTPSEMANSLGLPALKDRKWQIFKTSATKGTGLDEAMEWLVETLKSRQ, from the exons ATGG GTGGCTTTTTCTCAAGCATTTTTTCCAGTCTGTTTGGAACTCGGGAAATGAGGATTTTAATTTTGGGATTAGATGGAGCAGGAAAAACTACAATTTTGTACAGATTACAGGTTGGAGAAGTTGTGACTACTATTCCTA CCATTGGATTTAACGTTGAGACAGTAACATACAAGAACCTTAAGTTCCAGGTCTGGGATTTGGGAGGACAGACGAGCATCAG gCCATACTGGAGATGTTATTATTCAAACACAGATGCAGTCATTTATGTAGTAGACAGTTGTGACCGAGACCGAATTGGCATTTCCAAATCAGAGTTAGTTGCTATGTTGGAG gaagAAGAGCTGAGAAAAGCGATTTTAGTGGTGTTTGCAAATAAGCAGGACATGGAACAGGCAATGACTCCCTCAGAAATGGCAAATTCACTTGGGTTACCTGCCTTGAAGGACCGAAAATGGCAAATATTCAAAACTTCAGCAACCAAAGGCACTGGCCTTGATGAGGCAATGGAATG GTTAGTTGAAACATTAAAGAGCAGACAGTAA